In Synchiropus splendidus isolate RoL2022-P1 chromosome 15, RoL_Sspl_1.0, whole genome shotgun sequence, the genomic stretch GTGATAGGCATACGTCTACCCATCCACAATCTGTCAGGCAGTTACACTTGCACTTGTTCCCGGCTATTTTCACTGTTCCTGAGGCGTCCTTTCTTTCAGGACCAAAGCTGTCACTGTCTCTGACCTGCAGCCAGTAGCGTATGCTGTTCTGCTTCAGTTTAGTGTCTCTGTCTCCAAGGAAACCGTAGTCCCAGCTGGTGAACACAATCATGCTGTAGTTGCCTACTGCGCTGCCTCCCGTTGCCACGGCAACTCGAGCTACTGACCCCATCCTGTAAATGCAGCGGGACAGGACGGGCTATGAATACAACATCAACCATTCTCTGAAATCTCTCAGCGACTGACCGAGTGATGATACAGAGGAGACAAAAGGCAAAGTAGAACACGGCTGTGAAGAGGTAGGCCAGCGGGATGTTGTAGGCAAAGCTGTTGTCTCCAGCTATTGTGTTGCTGTAGAAGCCATAGAACATGTACCAGTACTCCATAAACCCCTGAGAAAGAGATCATCACATGTATATCAAGTAATTCAGTTATGGCAGTATAAACTATAAACATCACGTGTATCAAATATTGATCAAGATCTGCTCCCAGATATATAAAAACTGAcagtttgtgttgaaaaaaaaagcacaatataCACAATACACAATTACACACTTGAGTACAATTCTTTGCATTGAACCAAGCTCTTAActtttgatttaatttattttaaatgaaaactatttaaattatattttccCATAAAATGTGGTTcattaatttttctttttcccctttTCTCATtgcattttcatgcatttttttctctaaTGAGAATTCATCTTAAAATGCTTCTtattatatatcaatatattttagTGTATATATTGACTTCTTcagtttatttatgtatttttttcaaatacgtgtgtgtgtgttcttgtacttctatgcACTTAGGTTTAATTTTGGtgcagagtcatggttaaggcgagccatttgttttggatggttaggtttagtttaagaggctggagaaagcattatGGAAAACCTCACAACACAACAAGAAACCTCACAACGTCCCCACAGGGTGTGTGGTGCATTTTATATGATACGACCCACAACAGACCaatgaatgaacacattaaCATTTTTGAATTTATTAAGCCTAAATTACACCATATTGGTCAATGTATAAAGTAAAgttacacaaaaataaaatataaaactaaAGCAGTCTCACCGTTCCAGAGAGTAGGTCGAGGAAGTAACTGTAGAAGACCAATAGCCCTGGAGAGCTTGGGTTGTAGTTCCTACATTCCTTGGGCCCTAAATTATGCAAGTTCATATCAAACATCCTCAATAAACTGGAGCTTCAATAGTTTCTCTACAGATCAGCTTCTTCAATAGTTAAGGCCATGTTTCCACAATGTATGAAGCAGCTGCAGGGGTAGAAACTAAACTTAAAAGCAGGTTAGAAGAGAATATAGGGAgtgaaaaaacatgacaaaacaaaaaaagtcaatgaCTCACTGACTTTATCATCATGGACCCCTTTTGATAAATATGGACCATTGAAGGACCAACAACCTCAAGTTGACACAATGTTATTGACAAATAGGTGTCAGTACCAGTGCTGTTCACGAGGCTCGACTCCTCAGATCTGAAGATAATGCTGGGGATCAGGACAAAGCCAGCGATGAGCAAAAAAGAGATGAAGTTGAGCATCACTAGGAACCGCAGGAAGAGGAAGTAGGACTGAACTCCACCGCCAAAATTCCCTGTGGATGCAAGACATGCTGAAAACATGATAAAACTAGAGCTGCTCTTCTTAAGGTGTAGTTCACATGAAATCACCAATGAAGCATTTAACATCAGATCGTGCATTCTCCTGTCCTTGTGGTAAACTCAGTACACTCCAAATAAAACACATGTAATCTGACTTACCTCCAATCTTCTGCAGAGATTTCCTCCACAGAGTGAAGAAGTAGCCGACTTCTTTGATGTTGTCTTTGACTTTGAGTAGATATCTGGCCCGTCGCTTCACCCTTGAAGCAGTCTGCATCTGCTGTGCATGGCTGGAATAACATTAAATGCTGAGCATCCAAACAGGTCGAACATTGCTTGAATTGTCTGAACCGGCCATTTtgaattgaaattattatttatgttttctaCCGTACAGCTCTTTTCACTGCCATCGACAGAGGGATGTTCCTAAGCTCCCGGTCTGGTTCACTGAGACCTTCTTCATCCTCACCCTCCACATTGGCGTCTGAGCTCCAGTTGAACTGAGGGTTGTTCTCATTGGACCATTGAGATGAGCGCCGTTGCAGCACCTGTGGGCCGCTTGAGTAAATAGAACCTGGGCGTGGTGCGGGATGAAGCAGAGAAGACAAAGCTGAGagtaaacatcaacaaatgaaaacacaacaaatgaataattgGGTTGAAAACACGTTGTTGGAGACAAACCCTCTCTGCCGTCGTATAGAGAGTCTCCTCTCAGAGATTCCATGTCCTTAAATCCGCAAGTCTCTTCTCCAAACTCCTTTGACGCTTTCTTCCAACAAGTTTAAATTGAAAACCTGATGAACACAAAAGGAATCCTTGTATGTTGTCTTTAATCTGTCGGCTCGCCACTGCTGGACTTCACCcccttcataaaaaaaaaaaaaaaaatcaggcgcTCAGGTACTTCCTTGAGAGAGTTAACCCTTTATTGACCAGCAAACCGGCTTTTTTACATCAATGCAGCCCCAtaaaaagcagaagaagaacctTAAATACTGCAAGGAAATAGAATGCATTTACATTTTAGCTGCAGCACAGCATATTCTTTTCATCCAAGCGGGTAAATACTTAAACAAGACAAGAGTAGAGAATGACGTATGAGGTGGTTTTGTTCAGGGACCACAAtttgttggaaacaaaacaagacagatgaaaataaaaaaaatcctttagGAGCCTGAAAAGCAGCGGCTTATAGTTGAATTACtaattcaacaacaacaaattgaTTGAAACAGTGTCACCTATCTATTAAACAGGCAGCTAGTTTGTAATGTAAACCACGTTGCACTCTTCAGTCTAACATTTGGTCTCGTTTAAATGGCAGTGCAGATGTTTTGGCAGTGAAATACATGAGAGAAAAGTTCCAGCTGATTTTTCTAAAATCAATGTCCTTTCAGATAGTGAAAtcagatgaacaaaaacataggcAGGAAAACAGGATAGGTCCATGACACCGTGGATGAGATTCACATTTGTTGGAATGTTGCGGTTAGACAAATGTAAACAACAccgttttattttgcatttaagCTCAAGCTGTAGCTTTGCATTAGTGCAAAAGTAAAGCATGAGGATGCGATCAGCAGCCACAAACCAAACCTGACTCCTTATTGGGTTAGAAAAGTAACATTTGTCTCTTATAAATGTTCACAGTGTTTCATATATGGGGTGAGATAGAAGCATTTCCCTCCAATGAGAGAAAAGCGTGTTCTGATTTATGTCATAAATTCATGGTTTTCAAGGACTCAGTTCAGTATTTCATGAGCCTATGGTTAACATCAGAGTTTTCCATGTGGGCATGACTTCCAGACAGCCACACTTCACTGAGGAGTTTATCGTCAGGGTAGCCAGCAGGGAAATATTCCtggtctccagcagctccagactcACAGCATGCTACATTACCAGACAGTATAACAGATGTTGTTCAATTGCTGGTCGAGCAACTGAtggattaaatgtttttattttaaggtAGAGCACTGAACCAGCTCTACTTAACTTTAGTAtgaaaaagatttattttgattattcaATTACAATAACTCATTGAGGGATTATGTTAATGGGCATTGAACACTatagaagcacaaaaatatgttgatctATGCACCTAGTGCAACACTCATCACCAAGAACCTCCATTGTGATCCTGAGCTTATGTCTACAGATTCAAATACAATATGATCGTTCCTGTGTCAATTATTAAAATGAGATTAACTAATAATAAAACCTCTCATTACtcagattcatttttattgagtCCCAATCCTAGAATGTCTGAATCCTGAGCTCTTCCCGAAATATTCCGAACTTCAATGAATCCATATCCCCCGTAGGAAAGCATGATGATTTTATGAGCACACAATCTGCGAAATATTCCTGGACTTGACAACAGCAAAAATAAGAGTCTGGATGTTTCCAAAAATATATCTGTTCACAGTAAAAGCCATTCATTCAGTCTTCTTCGTCTTCCCATCTCTTGTCTCCTCCCTGTCCGCTCTTTTCGTTCCCTTCAGGGCTCGGCCCACTATGATGCAGCACACAGCAATGACTTGCATGATGAAGTAGATGGACGACCAGTAGTTGATGGTATCGGAGGCCTTCAGCAGCACGAAGCCCATACACATGTAGTCATAAGCCCGCATCTTGAGGAACCAGTGGACCCAATCGAAGACGTTCTGACCTTGTGGACCAAGCTTGGATCGGACGCCTGCCTCCATGGCAGACTCGGCAGCGATGCAGAGAGGTATGGTGAGGAAAGACAGGTAGTACCCGGGGTGAAGTCCGTGCCAGTAGGCACTGATCAGCATGGTCCAGCCCGCCCTGAGAATCCAGCGCAATGAATCAACAGTGTTTGATTTTAAGGGTTCAGATATGCAGCCTCACCTGAGAGTGTAGGCTTTGAAGGGAGCGTTAGGGTAAATGTAGTGATGGAGCCACCACTGCACCGTCATGTTCCAGTATCTCATTCCATGTCGCACCTTCACACAGAAGTCTGTGTTGTAACAGTCGATGTTCTGGATTGTTTTGAAGTCATATTTCTCTCCACCTCTCGGATCCGTGCTGCCATGGGACACGCATCATGCAAACTATAAATGAATGCTCCAAAGTCAGATTGAGGAGAAAATATACCTATAGCTGACGGTTGGGCCTCCACCTGGTTTACACAGAGCACTCTCAGGGTAGCAGCCCAGACCTGCACTGATGCAGCCGGCCTCTGCTCCGCACCATGCGGCATAGAACCGCATCCTAAACACGAAGAACACGGCGATCATGTAGAAGAACCTGGTGACAAACAAACATTAACAGTCAAGACTGAGTCAGCAGTCAAATAAAATAAGAGGCAGGTGTTTTTCAGAAACAGATAAAAAGGATTGCACCAAGGTTTATTACATATTATAAGGTGCGAGCATCGTCGCTGAGAGGTTAAAACACTGTTAAGAACTGGAATTGCATCACTGACTAACTCTTAGGTGAGATGCAACAGTTGACTTAACCACTGAGCAGCGACAGGTTCTGTGGCTGGTACAACAGATGAAATAAACCCACAGTCTGTGTTGGATCACGCTTTAGACTCACTGATCGGATCAGTTTTTCTGATCaccaataaaacaaaaccaaacaaacagtgGCAGAGCAGCCCTACTCCCAAAAAACTAAACAGAACTAAACAATAAAGACGAGACAGACAAACAAGGAGAACGTTTTTTTTAAGACTAATGAAATGATGTCAGTGAAGCCTCCTCTGGTGGACCGTacaaagtcaacaaaaaatGTGTCACCAGCACTTCAATGGATGCAGCTGTCAACTGTCATTGCAATACCTGAAGAAGAAGTTTCGATCCAGAAACTCTTCAGAGCGAACGTaagccagagggaagagggagtTCACAACCACGAACAGGGCTCCGAACACAGGAACTAGCTTAAGGCGCTGCAGACATGGATCCCAGCCTGGGAGCTCTCGTGGGCACGGCTGCCTCAGCCAGTCAGAGTAGGTCTGGAAGCGGAAGAAGGGGCCTTGGGGCGACAGAGGAATGAGATAAAGGGATAAATGCAGAGTTGGAAGAAGCGAGACAATTacaaacagaggtggaggatgatggtttttttgggggggaaaggCCATAGTTACATTATTTTAAGTTAAAGTGGGAACGACATGAACTCACACAATAGCGGAAATGTAGCATAAAGTGAGACAAAAAGAGACAACAGTTAGAttcatgcaaaataaaacaatcatcAAGGCAGAATTACAAACGTGCAAAAATCGTATTCAACTCTGACTCACCGGTCATTATACCGATGTAACAGTAGCTGTATGACAGTAGGTCGTAGAACGAAAGCTCCTCAGCCAGACACCCGATGACAGGCGACTTTGTCTCAAAGGAGctcacctccttcttcttttcgGAATGAAAACTCTTCACCTCGTTGGCAACACTCACCATCTGTAGAGCACAAATTTTTGCAACTTTCCAAGGTGACACCCTCCATCAGTAGAACAGTGTTGAACCTTGAGAGTGAGCAGGAGCTGGACAGCGTTGGCAAAAGGAGTTGGTGATGGCAAACCAAAGGAGGTGACCAGCCGAAAGAAGAGGAGGTAGAGGAAGGTCCAGGCCAGACTCAAGGCTGGAGCATACCTTCGGAGGAAATAGATCCAAAATGACTCCTCTCTCATTTTTACAGGCATTCATTTCACCTGTCTAGCTGGGAGAGCCACTCACTGCCAGCTGCTCTTTATAATAATCCATGTTCCAATCACCGTCACCAGAGAGTGGAGTGTGTGGAAGTGACAGGTGCCGATGGTGATGGAAAGGCCCACAAGAAGGGCAGTCACCTGCTTTGCTGATGGGCCTGAAACAATAAGGAGGGCCAATATTTATTGTCACGTATATAGGAAGACTTAAGGGTATGAACATTCTAGGATCAGGAATAAGAGGACATTTAACACCTTTTCTGTTGCTAGGCACTAGAGGTAAGCCTTACAGCTCTGGGAGTCTGGAGCATTTCTTTTCTCCTTTGATTAAGGGGTCACTCTATTTGCAGAATGGAGACCCCTACAAGTGCCTGAGTTTATGAACAGAGATAAGGGAAGACTGTTGTTGTAACCACACTTGCTAGAAAGACCAATCTCAGTATGAAGGACAGTAGGACCTCGTTCAGCAACCAcacaattttatatatttaacttGAAGAAAGattttatttcttatcattATACTCCATTTTGCTCTTTGCATTTTCTATTCTGCCTCAGCAAAGAACATTCCATAAATCATCCTTAAAATGTCATTGTTGCATGCAGTTATTCTCAAATTAACGTAAATGCAGGTACAGTATGAAAATGGCACTTACTGAGGAAGCGGAACAGAAAGCCCACAGGAATTGAGGCAGCAAGGATTCCCAAATACACTAGTTCATCAGGAGACATTGTTCTGTAGTCAAGAAATGAAGGTGAAGACGCTGTGATTTCTGGGCAAAAATAGTTtcacaaaatgaaatacatcgatataaaacaaggaaatagTGGTAGGTTTGGAAGACAAGGCTTCATAGATAATACTTCTCAAAATAATTATTCAACCACAGTGTAAATAAACTTAAATGACAAATGATATGACATTTACATGTTATAACACGGCTAATTTAATGTGACATTACATACAAGTCAGTCAGTATTTCTTATATAGCATAGTATAGTTCTCAACGCTCTCTCATTCAGGCAGTATTGCATTTGCTCATTACACACAGCTGTCTGGACACTTCCATTCTGTTGGTTGTCAGGTGAGATGCTTGCCTGTACTGAAACCAAGAAATTTCACCTTTTCACCTTATATCAAGCTATTTTTTGTTCTCTCCGTTTCCTTTTCAGTGTTCACAATGAATGTTTTTAAATCCTCTCCGCTGTTGGCAAAatttgtgtcatctgcaaacagcaAACATTACGAGAAGAGGAAGTTTCAAAAAGCAGCAAAACCTCCAAGTGAATTAAAAGGAAGTACATCTCTGTTATCAAATTCCGATACAAAATGTTCCAGATATTAAGTTCACGTTTCCAAGCCAATAGCATTTCGTCCAGGTCAATAAAAAAGGTTGTACTACGGTCTCTCAAGTGAGCAATATTTAAGCATACGAGCAGATAGCGACATGCAGAACGCTTGGAGCTTCGGTTTACTTTCATAGTTGGCGTGTTTGATATGGACTGGGTTTCAACTGACAGTCAACAGTTTGGAGGATGTTCAATAATCACCTACCCAGTTGCAAGTTGCATACCGGGCCATTATTAAGCTCCAATTTGATGCTTTTCAGCGGtcgattcaatgaaacctttaaAGAAAAGGTAGCCGTATGATGAAAACAGAATGCAGTAAAGGTGTGACTTACATTTACCGCTGTTATCGTCAGGAGACGCCTATCGAACTAGTTACTTCCGGGTTCGTTCAGACTCCTCCCACGGGATGTACCATTCACAAAACAGGTGTATTGaacaaaaactgaaattcaGCGACCGACGTGATAGTGGAGGATGAATTAGTCGGTAGTCAACCGATGTTGTCTAGTGGGACAATAGCTCACATGAGTGATGGGCCTATAGACTGACAGTTTGCCGATTTGTTCCTACAAGGCAGTCAGCCCAGTTAGTTCCGGGTAGATCAAACGGCGCGCtgtcgcagcctactgccgtcaATGTGTATCACCTTGCGCGCGAATGGATGACCCAGCGgtttgaaagcatttcagtcagATCCATTTACGTTTCAAACATAAGGTAATTCTGCTGTACTAGATAACTTGCTATTGCACAGGAGTACAGCAAGACAGATTACCAGTCTAATATGCATTAGAAAATGCTAGTTTTGCTGTTGATCTTTAGTCAATGTGTTCATTGACTAACATTTTTTGGAAACTTGCAATACAATAAGACAGCCAAACATATCTGGTCTGACCAACAGTTTTATTGAAAACTCAACAGGAAGGAAGTGAAGACTTCCTGGTCAAGCTCCTTCTTaatcttcctcttcatcgtcagCTCCACCTGCACCACCCTGGCCCTTCTTGCTGTTCTTTCTCTTGACACGGCCGGGACGTCCACCACCGTATGGAGACCTCAGAGAGAAGTCAATGTGCTTCTGGCTATCCAGGCGAACCACGAAGGAGGGGATGTTCACCACTTGTTTACGAacacttaaaaagaaaaaggaatacGTTGAAGCAGATTCAACTTTGTCATCACATCTTCTACACCACTGAGGCTTCATTGACGAGGAATTCTTGACACCACAGACAATCTGACAGTGAATCTTAAATCATCAGCCTGATAATTCACTTTATATGTTACAAAGATCAGTGAAATTGCCCGAGGTGCAATCCGTACCTTCACAGCCACCACAGTGACCCACAGTCCAATCACTCGCCGGCTGGATTGGCTCAGGGCAATATCTACTAACAAGGTATACGGCTTTGATACCGAATTGACCTTGATGAAAGTATAACTGATCTCAGCCGAGTGTGTAACACACAGGTGGCCCTCTGATGGAAGAGTAAGCATCGATAGGTTTGATCCCCCACAGTTTGATAATGGCCAACTCACTGCAACAGAAGTTCATACTTACCGGATGTGCCTCTGACGGATCAGGACACGGGCATGGTGGATACTCTTGGCAAGTCCAAGCTTGAACACCTGAGTCTGCAACCTCCTCTCCAAGAAGTCCTCAACCTTCAGACCCAGGATGTAATCAAGCTTCATCTTACCCTCATCCAACACACCGATTCTCACCAGACGTCTCAGCAAGGCATTACctgtaaaacaaacatcaatGAGAGAAAAGGTAGGCTCCAGATCAAACAGGATCCAGTTTGTTTAGTTGGCCTCATTGACGAGGAATTCTTGACACCACGGTTAATCTGACAAATTAAGATTAAATCATCGGCCAgaaagaatgtaaaaaaaaaataataatatttaccCTCGAACAGACGTCTGGGATCCTTCTCATCTAGAGTAAGCAGCTCTCGGGCAGCCTTACGGATCTTGGCTAGggtgaacttaaccctccagACCTCACGCTTGTTTCTCAGTCCATACTCGCCTAGAAACAAAGGATGTTAAGAGCTGTGTAGATCTGGAAAATATCTGCCAAGGCACATCAAAGCACAACATACCAATGAGTTTCAACTCCTGATCAAGACGGGACTTCTCAAAGGGACGACGGGGGGTGACATAAGTCTTGCGACAAACCCAACTCCTGGCAACGGGCATGGCGGCCTATTTgtgccttaaaaaaaaacacaaaaaaaaacattaattccACTTCCCAGAAACCATCACGCGGGAACCACTTTATAACGTCACTAGTTTGGTCATTCACAGCACAACTGAAgtactttattccaaaactcaTGCCGTGCGATATAAAACTTATTTAACCTACATAtaagaatattttaaaaaacacgtCAAGTTTAACGTGAGATGTCGCTTAATCATAAGCACACTAGTCCATGTATAGGCCGCAGTGGCACCAGACCACGTTGCTACATGTGGCTAGCATGAGCGTAGCAAAATTAGCTGTCACAGCGCTATGCAAACTAGCGTACTTCTCAACCTCGAATGCcctaaaataagaaaaaagatCTTTAATGTGGTATAGTTCGCGTGAATAGCTTGAAATAAACGCGTATTAGTACATCTCATGTATGAACTGCGCCGCGCATACCTGCTTCTTCCAGGCTCGCGGTAGTAAAGAGGAAGTAAAAGCGTGCTGTCGTGGTTTTATAAAGACGGCAAATGAACTCAATATCCCAGAGTCCTTTTCGCTCGGACGGAAATCGTTCAATTTTTCCAGCGCTCCCTGCTGGTTATATGAAGCATTGCACACAAGACCGCGTAAAACGTCAGGACGTTTGACTGCAGATGTCAGTTTTCAATAGTCACAAAAAAATACAGGAATGCAATGTAATCATTGACTATatgaccatatatatatatatatatatatgttttgatTCTAGTGATTTTAACTGGCTGGTCATATAATATCAAAACTGTATTCATTTTCACTCCCCTTTCATTACAACAGGTATAAATCGTTTTATTCTTACTTGGAGTTTTAGTGTTACTAAAAACACGCACATGACAAAAGCTTAATTTTGATCATCATTATAatataaagcttttttttttaattgtgggAAAATATTTTTAGAATATTCTACGTAGAAACTAAAGGCTATATTTTTACTGAACAATTATAGAAACATTTTGGTCTCATGATTTTAAATTGACCGTCAAGGGATTACTTAACATACAGTTGGGGTGTAATATTGCCGCTTGGAATAACACGTCTCCAAGTGTAGTGGGACATGTTGTAAGCTGCGTTGAAAATAGGGGTCACATCAGGAACTTCAAAGCTGCTGCATACAAAGAGGCAAGTCTACAATACTGTTTGAATATGGACGCACTTCTTAAATATCAAATAATC encodes the following:
- the rps9 gene encoding 40S ribosomal protein S9, whose protein sequence is MPVARSWVCRKTYVTPRRPFEKSRLDQELKLIGEYGLRNKREVWRVKFTLAKIRKAARELLTLDEKDPRRLFEGNALLRRLVRIGVLDEGKMKLDYILGLKVEDFLERRLQTQVFKLGLAKSIHHARVLIRQRHIRVRKQVVNIPSFVVRLDSQKHIDFSLRSPYGGGRPGRVKRKNSKKGQGGAGGADDEEED
- the mboat7 gene encoding lysophospholipid acyltransferase 7 isoform X1 — protein: MQLATGTMSPDELVYLGILAASIPVGFLFRFLSPSAKQVTALLVGLSITIGTCHFHTLHSLVTVIGTWIIIKSSWQYAPALSLAWTFLYLLFFRLVTSFGLPSPTPFANAVQLLLTLKMVSVANEVKSFHSEKKKEVSSFETKSPVIGCLAEELSFYDLLSYSYCYIGIMTGPFFRFQTYSDWLRQPCPRELPGWDPCLQRLKLVPVFGALFVVVNSLFPLAYVRSEEFLDRNFFFRFFYMIAVFFVFRMRFYAAWCGAEAGCISAGLGCYPESALCKPGGGPTVSYSTDPRGGEKYDFKTIQNIDCYNTDFCVKVRHGMRYWNMTVQWWLHHYIYPNAPFKAYTLRAGWTMLISAYWHGLHPGYYLSFLTIPLCIAAESAMEAGVRSKLGPQGQNVFDWVHWFLKMRAYDYMCMGFVLLKASDTINYWSSIYFIMQVIAVCCIIVGRALKGTKRADREETRDGKTKKTE
- the mboat7 gene encoding lysophospholipid acyltransferase 7 isoform X2, coding for MSPDELVYLGILAASIPVGFLFRFLSPSAKQVTALLVGLSITIGTCHFHTLHSLVTVIGTWIIIKSSWQYAPALSLAWTFLYLLFFRLVTSFGLPSPTPFANAVQLLLTLKMVSVANEVKSFHSEKKKEVSSFETKSPVIGCLAEELSFYDLLSYSYCYIGIMTGPFFRFQTYSDWLRQPCPRELPGWDPCLQRLKLVPVFGALFVVVNSLFPLAYVRSEEFLDRNFFFRFFYMIAVFFVFRMRFYAAWCGAEAGCISAGLGCYPESALCKPGGGPTVSYSTDPRGGEKYDFKTIQNIDCYNTDFCVKVRHGMRYWNMTVQWWLHHYIYPNAPFKAYTLRAGWTMLISAYWHGLHPGYYLSFLTIPLCIAAESAMEAGVRSKLGPQGQNVFDWVHWFLKMRAYDYMCMGFVLLKASDTINYWSSIYFIMQVIAVCCIIVGRALKGTKRADREETRDGKTKKTE
- the tmc4 gene encoding transmembrane channel-like protein 7 isoform X3; the encoded protein is MESLRGDSLYDGREGSIYSSGPQVLQRRSSQWSNENNPQFNWSSDANVEGEDEEGLSEPDRELRNIPLSMAVKRAVRHAQQMQTASRVKRRARYLLKVKDNIKEVGYFFTLWRKSLQKIGGNFGGGVQSYFLFLRFLVMLNFISFLLIAGFVLIPSIIFRSEESSLVNSTGPKECRNYNPSSPGLLVFYSYFLDLLSGTGFMEYWYMFYGFYSNTIAGDNSFAYNIPLAYLFTAVFYFAFCLLCIITRMGSVARVAVATGGSAVGNYSMIVFTSWDYGFLGDRDTKLKQNSIRYWLQVELEEERLKKKDAALNTFRKILLYSVRIFSALLAFGLIIAAFYCIFRATVFSQERSGEGGILGLIFEYLPSIVITTGNFLVPLLCDQIAHVEQYSPSTTVIVSLLRAVFLRLVSLGVLLYSLWAQITCAGFTENCQLCGYNHELYQCWETRVGQEMYKLTLFDLLITVAVLVLVEFPRRILVDNWPNKMTQFMGRQVFEVSSNVLGLVYSQTVVWAGALFCPLLPLLNTIKFVILFYCKKITLFYNCRPAQKTFRSITSTFFFLVVLLFGWALSLVVMIYSVAV